In Mycobacterium gallinarum, a single window of DNA contains:
- a CDS encoding MFS transporter, translated as MTRRVYFLVAAGTALIACCYGFARFTYGLFAPVFTDAFQLTPTLTGVIGAGSYVGYCAAIIVSLVLTERLGARWVAAAAGVVATVGISIVAVATSAWVLAAGVLVAGCSTGIASPPLAAAVAQFVPSEAADRAQTVVNGGTGVGVVLSAPIALALFTQWRLAWAVYAILAVLVTIAVILAVPSTSGLPAKAAAERSWRPGSFGLIAASLMMGIGSIAVWTFGRDLITTVGGADTTRSSLMWIVLGAAGIVGALAGDAVGRIGLRRAWIAATVTMAAASVLLALVPSSLVAVMVAAALFGAAYISLTGLLLLWSVRLYPDRTSFGVGLSFFTIAAGQALGAPAAGLLIDAVGTAAAFVTIALVGLSVVALRPPGSAQPRTA; from the coding sequence GTGACGCGTCGCGTGTACTTCCTCGTCGCCGCGGGAACCGCGCTCATCGCATGCTGTTATGGCTTCGCGCGGTTTACCTACGGATTGTTCGCACCCGTGTTCACCGACGCTTTCCAGCTCACGCCCACGCTCACCGGGGTGATAGGTGCGGGAAGCTACGTCGGGTACTGCGCCGCGATCATCGTCAGCCTGGTGCTGACCGAACGACTCGGTGCGCGATGGGTCGCCGCCGCAGCCGGAGTCGTTGCGACAGTGGGTATCTCGATAGTCGCCGTCGCGACGTCAGCCTGGGTTCTGGCTGCGGGAGTGCTGGTCGCCGGGTGCAGCACCGGGATCGCCTCGCCGCCACTGGCGGCGGCCGTCGCACAGTTCGTGCCCAGCGAAGCCGCGGATCGAGCCCAGACGGTCGTCAATGGTGGTACCGGGGTCGGAGTGGTGTTGTCCGCGCCGATCGCGCTTGCGCTCTTCACCCAGTGGCGTCTGGCGTGGGCCGTATACGCGATCCTGGCCGTCCTCGTGACCATCGCGGTGATCCTGGCGGTACCGTCCACTTCGGGCCTGCCTGCCAAGGCTGCGGCCGAACGATCCTGGCGCCCAGGTTCCTTCGGTCTCATCGCCGCATCCTTGATGATGGGAATCGGCAGCATTGCGGTCTGGACCTTCGGTCGCGATCTGATCACGACGGTCGGTGGAGCCGACACGACGCGCTCGTCGCTCATGTGGATCGTGCTCGGTGCGGCCGGCATCGTCGGAGCGTTGGCAGGCGACGCCGTCGGCCGCATCGGACTGCGGCGGGCGTGGATCGCGGCGACGGTGACGATGGCCGCGGCTTCGGTGCTGTTGGCGCTGGTGCCGTCCAGCCTCGTCGCGGTCATGGTCGCGGCCGCGCTGTTCGGTGCTGCCTATATCAGTCTGACGGGACTGCTCCTGTTGTGGAGCGTGCGGCTGTACCCCGACCGGACTTCGTTCGGGGTCGGTCTGTCGTTCTTCACCATCGCGGCGGGGCAGGCGTTGGGCGCACCTGCGGCCGGTCTGCTGATCGATGCTGTCGGGACCGCAGCGGCGTTCGTGACGATCGCACTGGTGGGCTTGAGCGTCGTTGCCCTGCGGCCGCCGGGGTCGGCTCAGCCTCGAACCGCCTAG
- a CDS encoding TIGR03667 family PPOX class F420-dependent oxidoreductase: MAVEFTQEVTDRLSTDHSGWLTTVAKSGQPVPRLVWFYFDGKDVFVYSEPDAAKVRHIRNHPRVSLNLDSDGAGSGVIVVGGAATVDAENADPLQDTRYRAKYAELATSLGFTEEFLSAYNLRLKIDVDKVWTTPTEG, from the coding sequence ATGGCAGTCGAATTCACGCAAGAAGTCACCGACCGGCTTTCAACCGATCACTCGGGATGGTTGACCACGGTGGCCAAATCCGGCCAGCCCGTGCCGCGGTTGGTCTGGTTTTACTTCGACGGCAAGGACGTCTTCGTCTATTCGGAACCCGACGCCGCGAAGGTCCGACACATCAGGAACCACCCTCGGGTCAGCCTGAATCTGGATTCCGATGGCGCCGGTTCCGGCGTCATCGTGGTGGGCGGTGCGGCCACCGTCGACGCCGAGAACGCAGATCCGTTGCAGGACACGCGATATCGCGCGAAGTACGCCGAGCTGGCGACCAGCCTTGGGTTCACCGAGGAATTCCTGTCGGCCTACAACCTGCGATTGAAGATCGACGTCGACAAGGTGTGGACCACCCCGACCGAGGGCTAG
- a CDS encoding nitroreductase family protein yields the protein MTLNLSVDEVLTTTRSVRKRLDLEKPVSREVLMECLELSLQAPTGSNAQGWQWVFVEDPEKKKALADIYRYNAERYLEMPKPTYGDERDEQRPRVTDSAKYLAEHFHEVPVMLIPCLAGSPDDAVAGSAGFWGSLLPAVWSYMLALRSRGLGSAWTTLHLVGKGEKLAAEVLGIPFDEYRQGGLFPIAYTKGTDFRPAKRLPAEQLTHWDSW from the coding sequence GTGACCCTGAACTTGTCTGTCGATGAAGTCCTGACCACCACACGTTCAGTGCGCAAGCGGCTGGACCTCGAGAAGCCGGTGTCGCGCGAGGTGTTGATGGAGTGTCTGGAGCTATCGCTTCAGGCACCGACCGGATCCAACGCGCAGGGTTGGCAGTGGGTCTTCGTCGAGGATCCCGAGAAGAAGAAGGCGCTCGCCGACATCTACCGGTACAACGCCGAGCGGTACCTCGAGATGCCCAAGCCCACCTACGGCGACGAGCGTGACGAGCAGCGCCCGCGCGTCACGGATTCCGCGAAGTACCTCGCCGAGCATTTCCACGAGGTACCGGTGATGCTGATTCCCTGCCTTGCGGGCAGCCCGGACGACGCGGTCGCGGGCAGCGCCGGGTTCTGGGGCTCGCTGCTACCCGCGGTCTGGAGTTACATGTTGGCCCTGCGCTCGCGAGGGCTCGGTTCGGCGTGGACGACGCTGCATCTGGTCGGCAAGGGGGAGAAGCTGGCTGCCGAGGTCCTCGGCATTCCGTTCGACGAGTATCGCCAGGGTGGCCTGTTCCCCATCGCCTATACCAAGGGCACCGATTTCCGTCCGGCCAAGCGGCTGCCCGCTGAGCAGCTGACCCACTGGGATTCGTGGTGA
- a CDS encoding tRNA (cytidine(34)-2'-O)-methyltransferase, whose translation MFRVLFFSPRIAPNTGNAIRMVAATGCELHLVEPLGFDLSEPKLRRAGLDYHDLASVTVHRDLPAAWQAIAPKRVYAFTAHAKARFDTVSYEPADVMMFGPEPTGLDAATLADPHITAQLRIPMLAGRRSLNLSNAAAVVVYEAWRQQGFSGAV comes from the coding sequence ATGTTCCGCGTGCTGTTCTTCTCGCCGCGCATCGCACCCAACACCGGTAACGCGATCCGAATGGTCGCCGCAACGGGCTGCGAATTGCATCTCGTCGAGCCGCTCGGATTCGATTTGTCCGAACCCAAACTGCGGCGGGCCGGCTTGGACTACCACGACCTCGCGTCGGTGACCGTGCACCGCGACTTGCCCGCCGCATGGCAAGCCATCGCACCGAAGCGCGTGTACGCGTTCACCGCACATGCCAAGGCACGGTTCGACACCGTCAGTTATGAGCCGGCAGACGTGATGATGTTCGGTCCCGAACCCACCGGCCTGGACGCGGCGACGCTGGCCGACCCGCACATCACCGCGCAGTTGCGCATTCCGATGCTCGCGGGTCGACGGTCACTGAACCTTTCCAACGCCGCAGCGGTCGTCGTCTACGAAGCGTGGCGGCAGCAGGGATTCAGCGGCGCAGTCTGA
- a CDS encoding ATP-binding protein, which produces MTAFSQVEPSDDAPANFEAKAAPPPKRPSRWSVSNWPVRWKVFAIVLVPLVLAGVFGGLRIYSSVTEATDLRRAADRTEMVPAIVNYMAALDRAMLASSTGGDPQSALTEFDSSRQELQRRLSDTDIADDVSKGVTSMIDGGQALMDRVTANNINLFERVTTYAPILLTAEDAINGSVRVDDERITAETLGLSRAVGARGQMMMQQLLVNLGGELPEPELRTRMIALAGTEPSTLFGMSQVLGVGSAEAQQLQGEMVKRLAIMSDPAAVLVNNPDLRASEAVTDQIASQIITDATASVTSTVDERAAAQRTAAIRDAAIIGGAMLLALIVVIVVARSLVRPLRRLRDSALRVAHDDLAREIEHVRAGGDPGPIDPIPVYTSEEVGQVAHAVDELHEQAVLLAGEQSRLQLQVGDMFETLSRRSRSLVDQQLSLIDRLERNEEDPERLESLFRLDHLAARMRRNGANLLVLAGAKVQREQAEPVPVSAVINAAASEVEDYTRVVTATVPDSEVAGSVAGDLVHLVAELLDNALRYSPPISQVRVSAVHTGQGGLVIEISDIGLGMTDSDLRVANTRLQSGGEVTPYTARHMGLFVVGRLAAQHGLVVRLRSTIAGEPNSGTTAGVYVPPELLGGADAPHQYGEPEYAADAHAGIATALALDDDHSDGWGDYEDEPQYRNGRSEVPIALLPQRDPGASGISDVPASLAPSAHQAEWAQDEWPEDEWPEDSMPAQTGEWGQPSAPAERPTDTSGFFAARQQAASNSVAAAAATPASPAPQPEPVPPAEPSATSGSDDAIYQRMLSEWLVDPTELANSADLNWESVWDSGWSAAEAADEAPVEQHTEEGLPVREPGARLVPGAAESAGSEVGHHQDEGAHRNTEVDDEVASAAEFGSPGPDASSAVGDLPQRDPDAVRASLSSHFGGVHAGRSHARETRGTDSQ; this is translated from the coding sequence ATGACCGCCTTCTCGCAGGTGGAACCGTCTGACGACGCGCCTGCAAATTTCGAAGCCAAAGCCGCGCCGCCGCCCAAGAGGCCGAGCCGTTGGTCGGTTTCCAATTGGCCGGTCCGCTGGAAAGTATTTGCGATCGTATTGGTGCCACTGGTTCTCGCAGGTGTGTTTGGCGGGTTGCGCATCTACAGCAGCGTCACCGAAGCAACGGATTTGCGTCGTGCCGCGGACCGCACCGAAATGGTGCCCGCGATCGTGAACTACATGGCGGCGCTCGACCGCGCAATGTTGGCGAGTTCCACCGGCGGTGATCCGCAGTCCGCCCTCACCGAGTTCGATTCGAGCAGGCAGGAATTGCAGCGCCGGCTGTCCGACACCGACATCGCCGACGACGTCAGCAAGGGCGTCACGAGCATGATCGACGGCGGCCAGGCGCTGATGGACAGGGTCACGGCCAACAACATCAACCTGTTCGAGCGCGTCACCACCTACGCGCCGATCCTGCTCACCGCGGAGGACGCCATCAACGGATCCGTACGCGTCGACGACGAGCGCATCACGGCCGAGACACTCGGGTTGTCCCGCGCGGTCGGTGCGCGCGGACAGATGATGATGCAGCAGCTGCTGGTGAACCTCGGCGGCGAACTGCCGGAACCCGAGCTGCGCACCAGGATGATCGCGTTGGCCGGCACGGAGCCGTCGACGCTGTTCGGGATGAGCCAAGTGCTCGGCGTCGGTTCGGCGGAGGCCCAGCAGTTGCAGGGCGAGATGGTCAAGCGGTTGGCGATCATGTCGGATCCGGCTGCGGTTCTGGTCAACAACCCGGATCTGCGTGCCTCCGAAGCGGTCACCGATCAGATCGCGAGTCAGATCATCACCGACGCCACCGCTTCGGTGACGTCGACGGTGGATGAGCGCGCGGCCGCGCAGCGCACGGCGGCCATCCGGGATGCGGCGATCATCGGGGGAGCGATGCTGCTCGCCCTGATCGTGGTCATCGTGGTGGCGCGGTCGCTGGTGCGACCTCTGCGTCGACTGCGCGACAGCGCGCTGCGGGTGGCCCATGACGACCTGGCCCGCGAAATCGAGCACGTGCGTGCCGGAGGCGACCCGGGACCGATCGATCCGATACCGGTGTACACCTCCGAGGAGGTGGGCCAGGTCGCGCACGCCGTCGACGAACTGCACGAGCAGGCGGTGCTGTTGGCCGGCGAGCAGTCGCGGCTGCAGCTGCAGGTCGGCGACATGTTCGAGACCCTGTCGCGGCGCAGTCGCTCATTGGTCGATCAGCAGCTGTCGCTCATCGACCGGCTCGAGCGCAACGAAGAGGATCCCGAGCGGTTGGAAAGCCTGTTCCGTCTCGATCACCTCGCGGCCCGGATGCGCCGCAACGGCGCCAACCTGCTGGTGCTCGCCGGTGCGAAGGTCCAGCGTGAGCAGGCGGAGCCGGTGCCGGTCTCGGCCGTCATCAACGCCGCGGCCTCCGAGGTCGAGGACTACACCCGCGTGGTGACCGCGACGGTGCCCGACAGCGAGGTCGCCGGCTCGGTGGCGGGCGACCTCGTTCACCTCGTGGCCGAGCTGCTCGACAACGCACTTCGCTACTCGCCGCCGATTTCGCAGGTGCGGGTGTCCGCCGTGCACACCGGTCAGGGTGGCCTCGTCATCGAGATCAGCGACATCGGCCTCGGCATGACCGATTCGGACCTGCGGGTGGCCAATACGCGTCTGCAGTCCGGGGGTGAGGTCACCCCGTACACCGCGCGGCACATGGGCCTGTTCGTGGTCGGCCGGCTGGCGGCGCAGCACGGTCTGGTGGTCAGGTTGCGCAGCACCATTGCGGGCGAGCCGAATTCGGGCACGACCGCAGGGGTCTACGTCCCTCCCGAGCTGCTCGGCGGCGCGGATGCCCCGCATCAATACGGCGAACCGGAGTACGCGGCCGATGCGCACGCGGGCATCGCGACCGCGTTGGCACTGGACGACGACCATTCAGACGGCTGGGGCGACTACGAAGACGAGCCGCAGTACCGCAACGGCCGTTCCGAGGTACCGATCGCGTTGTTGCCGCAACGCGATCCCGGCGCCAGTGGGATCTCCGACGTCCCGGCGTCGCTCGCGCCGTCGGCGCATCAGGCCGAATGGGCGCAGGACGAGTGGCCAGAAGACGAGTGGCCCGAGGACTCCATGCCGGCCCAGACGGGCGAATGGGGCCAACCCTCTGCGCCCGCCGAGCGCCCGACGGACACGTCGGGCTTCTTCGCCGCAAGGCAGCAGGCCGCGAGCAACAGTGTGGCCGCCGCTGCGGCGACACCGGCTAGCCCGGCACCGCAGCCCGAACCCGTCCCGCCCGCGGAACCGTCAGCCACCTCGGGCTCCGATGATGCGATCTACCAGCGGATGCTCTCCGAGTGGCTGGTCGATCCGACGGAGCTGGCCAACAGCGCCGATCTGAATTGGGAATCGGTGTGGGACAGCGGCTGGTCCGCCGCCGAAGCCGCCGACGAGGCTCCGGTCGAGCAGCACACCGAGGAGGGGTTGCCGGTGCGTGAGCCCGGTGCCCGGCTGGTGCCCGGCGCGGCTGAATCCGCAGGTAGTGAGGTCGGACACCACCAAGACGAGGGCGCTCACAGGAACACCGAGGTCGACGACGAGGTAGCATCGGCGGCTGAGTTCGGCTCCCCGGGGCCGGACGCATCATCCGCAGTCGGTGATTTACCGCAGCGCGATCCCGATGCGGTCCGTGCGAGTCTCAGCAGCCATTTCGGCGGTGTGCACGCGGGCCGCTCGCACGCGCGAGAGACCAGAGGAACAGATAGCCAGTGA
- a CDS encoding roadblock/LC7 domain-containing protein produces MTSPSYPPRSTQRDSLDWLVSKFAHEVSGVTHAVLVSADGLLMASSEHIPVERADQLAAVASGLASLSTGAAQLFDGGYVMQSIVEMENGYLLLMRVGDGSNLATLASRNCDIGQIGYEMAILVERVGAVVQSSRRRAPQHM; encoded by the coding sequence GTGACCTCCCCGTCCTACCCGCCACGATCGACGCAGCGCGATTCGCTCGACTGGCTGGTCTCAAAGTTCGCGCACGAAGTCTCCGGGGTCACCCATGCGGTCCTGGTGTCCGCGGACGGACTGTTGATGGCCTCCAGTGAGCACATCCCGGTCGAACGTGCCGACCAGTTGGCCGCGGTCGCCTCCGGGTTGGCCAGTCTGTCGACGGGCGCCGCGCAACTGTTCGACGGCGGTTACGTCATGCAGTCGATCGTCGAGATGGAGAACGGTTATCTGCTGTTGATGCGCGTGGGCGACGGCTCGAACCTGGCGACGCTCGCATCGCGCAACTGCGATATCGGCCAAATCGGTTACGAGATGGCGATTCTGGTGGAACGGGTGGGCGCCGTGGTGCAATCATCGCGGCGACGCGCACCCCAGCACATGTGA
- a CDS encoding DUF742 domain-containing protein: protein MDNWEREVDDEPSLVRPYTLTSGRTEARLNLPLEAPIGKLTTTKPPRWPGNDVRGQILTMSVEVPSVAEIAAGLALPLGVARVLIGDLVTQGYLQVHTTLGDSETDDERRDLIGRTLRGLRAL from the coding sequence ATGGACAACTGGGAGCGGGAGGTCGACGACGAGCCGAGTCTGGTCCGGCCGTACACGCTGACGTCCGGACGCACCGAGGCCCGGTTGAATCTGCCGTTGGAAGCACCGATCGGGAAGCTCACGACGACCAAGCCGCCGCGCTGGCCGGGAAACGATGTGCGGGGCCAAATCCTCACGATGAGCGTCGAGGTCCCCTCGGTCGCCGAGATCGCCGCGGGCCTGGCCCTACCGCTCGGGGTCGCACGGGTGCTGATCGGTGACCTCGTGACACAGGGATATCTACAGGTACACACCACACTCGGCGATTCGGAGACCGATGACGAACGACGAGATCTCATAGGAAGGACGCTGCGTGGCCTCAGGGCACTCTGA
- a CDS encoding GTP-binding protein, producing MAAKRAAASTKIVISGGFGAGKTTFVGAVSEIMPLRTEALVTNASEGVDGLDATPSKTTTTVAMDFGRITLGEDLVLYLFGTPGQRRFWFMWDDLIRGAIGAVILVDVRRLQDSFAAVDFFEARRLPFLIAINEFDGAPRYSTQALRKALALADHIPVVAVDARDRNSCREALIAVTEYALDTLSSLPG from the coding sequence CTGGCGGCGAAGCGGGCCGCCGCTTCGACGAAGATCGTCATCTCCGGCGGCTTCGGCGCCGGCAAGACGACGTTCGTCGGCGCAGTCTCCGAGATCATGCCGCTGCGGACCGAGGCGTTGGTGACCAACGCGTCCGAAGGCGTCGACGGCCTGGATGCGACCCCGTCGAAGACCACCACGACAGTGGCAATGGACTTCGGCCGGATCACCCTCGGCGAAGACCTCGTGCTGTACCTGTTCGGCACACCCGGTCAGCGCCGGTTCTGGTTCATGTGGGACGACCTCATCCGCGGCGCCATCGGCGCGGTCATCCTGGTCGATGTCCGCCGACTGCAGGACAGCTTCGCCGCGGTCGACTTCTTCGAAGCCCGCCGCCTGCCATTCCTGATCGCGATCAACGAATTCGACGGTGCACCAAGATATTCCACTCAGGCGCTGCGCAAAGCGCTGGCACTCGCTGATCACATCCCGGTGGTCGCGGTCGACGCCAGAGACCGCAACTCGTGCCGCGAGGCGCTGATCGCGGTCACCGAGTACGCGCTCGACACGCTATCCTCGCTGCCCGGCTGA
- a CDS encoding pentapeptide repeat-containing protein, whose protein sequence is MGDNEEAWVEREFVAYDFRDEDLGRLRTERAVFDECDFRGVDLAESEHVGSAFRNCRFERARLHHSIFQHCSMLGSVFTECQMRPLKLVEVDLTLAVLGGCDLKNVDLSGCRLREASLVETDLRKAVLRGADLRGARLQKTRLEESDLRGARTDATFWTTAALRGAKVDIEQALAYAAAHGLNIHGE, encoded by the coding sequence GTGGGTGACAACGAAGAGGCGTGGGTCGAAAGGGAGTTCGTCGCGTACGACTTTCGCGACGAGGATCTCGGCCGGCTGCGCACCGAACGTGCGGTCTTCGACGAATGCGACTTCCGCGGTGTCGATCTAGCCGAATCCGAGCACGTCGGCTCGGCATTCCGTAACTGCCGTTTCGAACGGGCCAGACTGCACCACAGCATATTTCAGCACTGCAGCATGTTGGGATCGGTGTTCACCGAATGTCAGATGCGCCCGCTGAAGCTGGTCGAGGTCGACCTCACGCTCGCGGTCCTCGGCGGTTGCGATCTGAAGAACGTCGACCTGTCCGGATGTCGGCTGCGGGAGGCCAGCCTTGTCGAAACCGACCTGCGCAAAGCGGTGTTGCGCGGCGCCGACCTTCGCGGCGCCCGCCTGCAGAAGACCCGCCTCGAAGAATCCGATCTTCGGGGGGCGCGCACCGACGCGACGTTCTGGACCACTGCGGCCCTGCGCGGCGCGAAGGTCGACATCGAGCAGGCACTGGCCTACGCCGCGGCTCACGGTCTGAACATCCATGGGGAATAA
- a CDS encoding zinc-binding dehydrogenase — MRAVIYDPDAPAKLRLSEVDEPVPAESHALIEVHAIALNFGEVHWIDQARRPGEVPGWDAAGVVVTAAADGSGPPAGTRVVGFDGSGGWAQLRAVPTENLAVLPDSVDLGSAAALPVAGVTALQALRALGPVVGRRVLITGASGGVGRFAVQLAARAGAHVIAAVGATARGEGLVELGAAEVVVGLADVTEPVFGVLDNVGGQLLAEAFSLVGDGGSAQSIGMASGQPTTIDFEAERRLGVRKRLEPFTVRTPLGPDLSYLVDLLAVAEIDPQIGLRTSWEDVSKAAEALLDRRVAGKAVLDVK, encoded by the coding sequence ATGCGTGCTGTCATCTATGACCCCGATGCACCCGCGAAACTCCGTCTCTCCGAAGTCGACGAACCCGTACCGGCCGAATCCCACGCCCTGATCGAGGTACATGCCATCGCCCTCAATTTCGGTGAGGTGCACTGGATCGACCAAGCGCGTCGACCCGGTGAGGTGCCTGGTTGGGACGCCGCCGGAGTCGTCGTGACGGCGGCTGCCGATGGCTCGGGTCCACCCGCGGGTACCCGCGTTGTGGGGTTCGACGGATCCGGCGGCTGGGCGCAACTGCGCGCGGTGCCGACGGAAAACCTTGCTGTCTTGCCTGATTCGGTCGACCTCGGTTCTGCGGCTGCACTGCCGGTTGCCGGTGTGACGGCCCTGCAGGCATTGCGTGCACTCGGCCCAGTCGTGGGGCGACGGGTGCTCATCACCGGCGCGTCGGGCGGGGTGGGGCGCTTCGCGGTGCAGTTGGCCGCCAGAGCCGGTGCCCACGTGATTGCCGCGGTCGGCGCAACCGCCCGTGGTGAGGGTCTGGTGGAATTGGGGGCTGCCGAGGTGGTCGTTGGGCTTGCCGATGTGACCGAGCCGGTGTTCGGCGTGCTCGACAACGTCGGCGGGCAACTCCTCGCGGAGGCGTTCAGCCTCGTCGGCGACGGTGGTTCGGCGCAGTCGATCGGGATGGCATCGGGCCAGCCGACGACCATCGACTTCGAAGCTGAGCGACGGTTGGGCGTGCGAAAGCGGCTCGAACCGTTCACCGTTCGCACTCCGCTGGGGCCGGACTTGAGCTACCTCGTCGACCTGCTCGCCGTTGCAGAGATCGATCCGCAGATCGGTCTGCGGACCTCGTGGGAGGATGTGTCGAAGGCGGCAGA